cctctgaagtcagctctgAGCTCTGAATatgggctttcacacaggtcccactgtaatTTTCACAatataatgcagggatggggaaccttcggccctccagctgttgcaaaactacaactcccatcatgcttggacagccaaagctttagctttggctgtccaggcatgatgggagttgtagttttgcaacagctggagggccgaaggttccccatccctgcattatagTGTATGTACCTTTTGGTAAAAGGATATAGATCagtgtttggtggtggtggtgagggatCACTGGTCTAGGCAGCGTATCCGCCCTTTAGAAATTGATAGCAGGCAAATTTTGTGACATTTTGTTTGTCCAAACATAAAGGAAATAAATCACCCgttatattaaatatttatttgaaataacattgtgaaTTTtgttactttaataaacattgacAACTTTTTGCTCAACATTCAACTATAAAAATTTGGAAGTTAAAATgtacatcaggggtgtcaaacctgcggccctccagctgttgcaaaactactattcccatcatgtccaggcatgatgggaattgtagttttgcatcatctGGAGGGTTGCGAGTTTGACACTCCTGATGTACatcatgttaaagtgtcactgtcggggtttttttttttttttttacgcagaaatcaatagtccaggcgattttaagaaactttgtaattgggtttattaggcaaatctgccattatctgcatttagaaagactttccccaggtctcccccctctcattcactgctcattatcaggaaatctcgactcttttacatcagtcatgacctgtgtaacctatggagaggggaggaggaggaggagggagattagtggcagcagagaacaaaggattatacagtggaacctgtgtgaaagccagtattcagaggtcagagaggtcagtgctgacttcaggggagatagcccggtgctgtagctgtaaattaactcttaattttcctgttttggtgcctcatctccctccacccctccccactccatagaaaaccatgaagacaggggggagagcttcaaactgcttttccataaaagaaaatgcatttttcagctaataaacccagttctaaagtttcttaaaatcgcctgtactatttgtacgatttctgcaaaaaaaattaaacgacagtgacactttaaatatacaGAATTGTTTCATTAGCATCAAAATGGAAACCTACTTTGTGAAAATAAGACAGTATAAATAATTGAACTCTGCGGCAGGCCCTATTATTAACCATTGTTGGGGAGCAACAATACTTCACATCAAATGTATAAAGAGTAAAATCCTTGTGACCCCGTACACATTCCTCCGACTGTAGAACCAGTATCTGAGGTCAGccctagaaatatatatatacacataggttcGTATTCATCTGTGCTTTATAGGATGCTTGTGGTCAGCAAATAACATAGCCTGCTATTGTAACCTCTTTAACAACCTGAGAAATGTTTCAGCCAGAAGTGATATATGTAATCACCCTAACTAGATCTTTAGCTAAAGTATTTTGTTTGGCCTAACTAGGACTGTGTCAAGTCCCTCTGGTGTGGTGCCACTTGGCATCGCCTGACATGCTACTATCACGGTATAGCAATTCAATGCAGAACAAAGTCTGTGCAGCCGACCTAACGGGCTCGGAGAGTGCAAAATATAACTGGAAAGTTATAAAGCAAAGAGAAATCCAGAATACAGTGGCCACTGTATATAACTGAACCAATAAACCTAGAGGACTACTGGGGATTGAAATAAGCAAAACCTGGATGTAGCGGAAATCTCAGAGAAAACTAATTCGCACCAAAGTGTAAAGTTTCTGCCAAAAACAGCATGGATGGAAAATTCTCAGGTTTCAAAAAGTCTTGCACCAAGAGGTAAGATGTGAATCCAAGTCAGCAGATCATGGCTGGAACCAATGTGATTGGCGAGACGGCTCTCTGTAACAGTCCATCTTTTAACAGTTAATCTTTCCGTACTCGTCTTTTACGGAGGGATTTCTTTAGGTTATCGCCACTATCCGCACCTTCGTCTGCCTCTTTCATCTGTTGAGGAAAGATAAAAGTTAGGATTAGCtcgttttttggggtttttttacgCATAAACCAACTTGGCAGTGGTCTATGAAGTTTCATATTGTGGTGGGAAATGCACTAGAGAGGAGCGAGctgggctgaggttcgggtttgtacgaacctgaaccatcaacatttgaatcccactgtcttcCCAGTCTGGAGGGAAGGTGGAGGGAGCCGGAGTCCCACCTGGAGaacagggatacagtctatgaCCTTGGCTGTAGGCTTGATCAAACGCGAACCTAgacggaccttccgcatttgattcctgatgccttcccggtccatgcggaaggagaagacagcccgggtaccgccttgaATTCCGGGATTAAGCctaggcattgggaatcaaatgcggaaggttcaacaaggttcaagttctatagaacctaagattttccgccgttcgatcatctctagcagacagcaggattcaaatgccgatggcttgggtttgtacgaaccagaacctcAGTCCGGCTCGCTCTTCTCTAATATGCACATAGGTTATTGGGACTTTGTGACTATTGATCACGGGGCTACTTGCAGAGCACATCCTGGGACTTAGGTGGATAAAGTGTTGTAGAGCTGAATTTTTTCTTGACTAAGGGTctacatcaggggtggggaacctccggcccgcgggccgcatccggcccctgagacctcccgatgcggcccgcagctcccctgtgatgctcgccgctctgctggggaagaagccggcatacaccgcatcctccggtgtctgtgacagctggcggacaccggaggatgctgtctgtgccggcttcttccccagcagagcggcgcgtgtctttagtctcttgcgggccgcgcgcgatgacgtcatttcatcgcgcgccgcctgcaggagaagaccggcacagaggacctgggagagaagaggacctggactgcgtgggagcggaggtaaggtgagtgggatgtttatttttttatttgggggttaactaggatcccagggacatgattgatgggggggggacaactaggctaccagggacatgactgatggggggggaataactaggctaccagggacatgactgatggggggggggacaactaggctaccagggacatgactgatggggggggacaactaggctaccagagacatgactgatgggggggggggggacaactaggctaccagggacatgactgatgggggggacaactaggctaccagagacatgactgatggggggggaataactaggctaccagagacatgactgatggggggggaataactaggctaccagagacatgactgatggggggggaataactaggctaccagggacatgacttgggggttaactagactacaaggggcatcactgggggttaactacaatagcaggggcactaggggaacaatactatgccttgtcctgggtgctgcaaacccccgctactaactgccgcgcacggtatgcggccctcgaatgattttattaatgcccgaccggccctcgacatggaaaaggttccccacccctggtctacatTTACCTCATCATCTGAAGACTGATTTACTGCCTCTTCAGCATCTTCATCTTCTTGACTGAATTCTTCATCTTCCTCCTCattttctgtcctatcatctaCATCGCCTATCATATAAAAACGGTTTTATTAGAAGACATGGCTAAGATCACTGACATTGCTGATATCAtgtcggaccccccccccccccagatactcTAGGTATCACCACTGTACTGATATTTATAGTgtgactgtcatttaaaaaaattttttgcagaaatcaatagtacaagcgattttaagaaactctgtaataggctttttttttgcttaataaaaactctttctgtactcaaaaagctgtttcccagcctccccccccccccttcttatctgttcatcagGCAAAAGCCGTCTTCATTAGGGTACATGCGCACTACagaatggcgacggaaaacccgTTGCGCATTCCGTAGCTCCCACCCACTCGCAGACTGTGGCGGGCGGGCGCGCATCTCcacctatgtcatatactccattctatgcatgggcggattccaaaGGATGAACAGGTTATGTATAAGAGTAATATTGCACATCATTTAATGCCACTGTTGAAAGTAGAGTAAACCAGAGAGCACAGCACTCGTATGCTATGCGGTAAGACAGGTGTGCGCTATTGATACAAGTACATCCCTAGTTAATAACGACCCCAGTCAggtcccagggagcaatgcacctaggatttcactgcattgaacgCTTTAACTAGCagacggcagtgttatctttcgtctccctgagatcaatgatctgtttctcttataggtCCCCACAGATGGTAAAGCCATAAAGTCAGATGGAAAATAAGAGACCGCTAAGCTGCAGATCATTCGTATAGGGACGCGCGTGTATTAGCTTTACATTGTGTCAGTACTTGCTGGAGACTGATGAAGCGGGTGACTGGGCATGAGTGAGGGCATGGAGGCAGACAGGTTTTTAGTATGGCACATTTACACACAGATGTTgcagctgggcctgtagatcccACACACTCtgagggcctgttcacactgcagaaaacaggcggaaattgaaatagtgaggcaggcgggattccacttGGAATCCAGCCTGCCTCACTATCTCAACGGGGCGGGGGCAGCCGGTGGACGGTTCCATCACTCATACTTTGGTAATGGATTTCTGCTACTATTTAATATTGCATTACTGGTACTTCTTGTGAGAGACCTTTATAGGTCAGTTACAATAGCGATACCTGCTACAACAGAAGCTCACAGTATCTAGTTTACATTCTCATATGTCCACCTGCAGTACCCCCCGTTTGTATGTtcattgtttttaatattttgatTCATTGTTTCTATGTACTGTCCTAATTATGTGTTTTTATCAATAAAGGTTTTTCTATTTTTGTGAATAATATTGAGGTTCAGTGATTTCTTTTAGGTTTATAGGGATTCCGCTCGGAATCCCACTTGCCTCACTATCTCAACATTATATATAGGGCGCCTCCGATCTCTGCGACtccctgctcaaagaattgacatgtcaattctttgagtgacgAGCCGAGGCGCCCTATGCATAGCATTGAGATagtgaggctggcgggattccaaaCGGAGTCATACATCTAGAGACCAGGCAGGCCAAGGAAGTGTTACAACGTAACAAAGACATCTCTTGAAACGTCTGAACGTAAGGGctgtctaatacggcccttacccCCTACAATCACCAGTACCCTTCACTCTTAGCCCTTAGACCTGTACATACAGACACTGGTTACTCACTGTCTTACCCACCTTCACTTGCACTATCCTATTAATAAAGTCCTCACAATTGGTATGAGCAGCAGACTTACACTGTATGCCTTCTGCACAGTTAGCCAGGAAGAAGTTAAGTAGCGATGCACAGCATCTCCGCTTAACTCCTTGGGTGCCAGACAGTACACAGTGATCTATATAGATGTAAAGATATGCTAAATCATAAATAAATGTCCTGTACAGAATCTGCACAATACAAGCCAGAATTCAGGTGCACCGGCCTTAGTAAATGTGTCGGGGTGAAATTTTCACATCGGTTATTTACATTGTTGCTCCTCAAACACATTGTAGTAAAATAAAGCCAGGCTAATATTATGCACGGATCACGCTAGTATATAGATATTCAGTCAAAAAGATGTTCACCGTTGTCCAGGGTCGCCTTCCTATGAACGTCAGGGCTTTCCAAATCCCCCTTCTTTATATCTTTCTGCACAGTTAAATCGTTTTCATCAGGATCTAGGAAATCGCTCATTGAGAAGTCtgcatcctcctcttcttcaaTTTTCTATGGAAAAAAAGAGCACAAAATAAGTTTATTACATGGCTCAGAAATGTAGTAATGATGGTAAATGGTAAAAACAAGAACAGCGAATGTCCTAACCTTTCTGGGCCAGCAGAACAGGACCAGAAGGCCCACGGGGAGGGCAGCGGTCAGGATGTACAGGCCCCACAGCCAGGGTCGCTCCTCTGCAGCACTCAGGAGTTGATTAATCATGCCTGGCTGGAAGAAAGGTTATAGAAGAAGCATCTGCCGTCCATCAGCCCAACCAACCCGGCCTGACCCCTATACACCTCAACAAACTAAGACGTGGCCGCAGCCTCAAGCTTTTAAAATTAATCTACTTGTCAACATGGATTAGAATCTTATTCAGGCAGATGCTTCTATTATGTCATGAAACATAAAACTGTAGAATTCAAAGAGGCCACTTCTCTTTttcatgactatatatatatatatatatatatatatatatatatatatatatatatatatatatatatatataccctgttttccctgaaaataagacctagtggaggttttgctgaattactaaaaataaggcctcccccgaaagtaagacctagcaaaagttttgtttggaagcatgcccaccgAACAGatgggattctttttagcccgctgccaatgtcccctaccttcaccatttgttgcaggacatgaagaccatcacctACCGCCAACCccgttgtcccctaccgccagatgtaggGCTGCACAGTCTGTCGATAGCCCGCCACCTGCCGCCAtaccgtatgctgtccctgctgtgctgtacgagagtGTTGTGGTAGACAGCCCCGGTGGCCTGAAGctaccatactgtatgtccctgctgtgctgtacaagtgtcctgtggtgagctctccctggtggccagaagccatcataccatacgctgtccctgctgtgctgtagtaGTGTGGGTAGTGTGTTGTGGTGAGTTcctcctggtggccggaagccaccataccaaacgctgtccctgctgtgctgtaggagtgtgctgtggtgagctcctcctGATGGCCAGTAGCCGCCCTACTGTaatctgtccctgctgtgctgtataagTGTGCTGTGGTGGGCGGAAGCCGCCAttctgtgcatgtgacatgtgaattctttttcatggaaacatcccctgaaaatatgacttatataaatttttgctcccaaaaatTCTCTAAGAcactgccttattttcggggtaacATGGTATATATGAAATCTGTTTTTATGGTGCAAtatcacctatatacacagacaaatGTGGGTTGGTGTAAGCCATGGCAAACCTCATTGGCGCTGGCCACCAGTTTCTTCAGTCCCCAGCTATCAGACGCCCAGCGGTCGGCCACCTCCTTCTCTGTGCAGATGATAAAGTTGTCAAAATAAATATCGGGAGTCATTGACCAAAGCTCCAAGCCGACCGCACTGAACGGAGTCATTCTGAACGGATTAAGATCCTCGAAATAATGCGGGTTCGGGATTTTACGCGGTTTCCAAATTCCCTGTACATAAGCAAACAATAAAAGataaagatttgttatacaggtggtgtaaagtagatgggaccatatagagcagggatggggaaccttggctctccagctggtgcaaaaccacaactcccatcatacatggacagccaggcatcatgggagttgtagttttgcaacagctggagagctaaggtcCCCCACCCCAGATATAGAGTCATCACCTGGTAATCAGGGTTCTCAATCATCGGGGGCTTCCATGGTCCCTTGTAGTTGGGATTGTCTATAAGCGGGGGGGTCCACTCTCCACATCCAGGCGCCGTCTTACACTTCGGGTTAGAAACTAGAGGAGCTTCCCATTCTCCATCCATGTCATCATTCCTACCAACGCCAAAGGAAACCTTCATAATATTGTAATACCATgcaaattatacagtatatatatatatacagaatacactGCACTATATACCTATGGCTGCTAAACATTTATATCACAAAGTCTTTCAGATAGGAGACTGGTATATGGATGTGGACTGGAAAAATACTGTAGAGATACATAAAAAGTTGAGACCCTAATATGAGGAATAACGGCCTGAATTAATATCCAGAGCTGCATTTCTCATTCTGCCTCAGAGCTGAAATCTTCCAGCATTCCCtgctggcttaaaggggaactattagcaggttagacaaatctaaactgctgatatgtccctattgcacaggtgacgccgaggaggaaggtatgtctcttatagtatgtctcccaCCTTCATGCTCGgcgctgttccggtgcagttagggGTGTGAGACATGGAGCACATGACTATCTGCCCAggaacggcactgaggaggagggtaagagacatgctataagagacataccttcctcttctgtgcaataaggacatatcagcaggttatattcctCTAAGCTGCTGATTCCCCTTTAACGTCTGATCAGAATTTTCACTAGAAATTTGTATACTGCACAGCGCACTATTATATACaacctagagagagagaggagctgctgcacatcccacctatgggatagacttgcaatttacttctatttaaaaatcttaagtcttccagtacttatcacctgctgtatgccctgcaggaagtggtgtattatttccagtctgacacagtgctctctgctgccacctctgtccatgtcaggaactgtccagaacaggagaggttttctatgggtatttgctgctgctctggacagttcctgacatggacagaggaggcagcagagagcgctgtgtcagactggaaataatacaccacttcctgcaggacatgcagcaggtgataagtactggaagacttaagatttttaaaatagaagtaaattacaaatctatagaaatttctgaaaccagttgacttgaaagaaaagattttggccggagtacctctttaaacacGTTCCTGATATATCAGCAGAGTAGTTTCTGGGTGATTCTAGATTGAATGGTTGGTAAATTATACATATAACAATAAAGTCCTAAAAGTAAAAGCAGCTTCTTACCAGTCATTTGGCTTCTGAGCCTCCGGGTCGGGTACCAGGTGAGGCTCATCCTCCATCCAGCCCTCCGGTCTCCCAGCATTCACATCCTCTATTTTCGCCGACCCTCCTTCATCCCTACAGCGTACATTAGTATATACAATTATAATAACACACATGTAATACAATAAATCCAATAAGGAGGATAAAATGCCAGCAGAGAAATCATGTGACTATAATGTACAACTAATAGGATCAATGAGCCGGGGAAGAGGCGATCAATAGAAATCACTTAGAGCAGATTATTATAAGTGCATTCGGTCCGTCTCTCCTGGCTTTCTATAGTCCTCCAACATGGAGTTATTATCTAtctaaattattaaaggggtactccagtgtgggggcacttttttgctgggaccggggaggaggtggccgagggtaAAGATGTCCACtgacctccctggttccagcgccgggtcccgcatcgcggcgcttcggttcccggccgcttccgggtgtctgacacgggcccaagacgtgacgtctcaggtccgctcagccactcagtgaaggaggcgggatctgagcggacttgaaacggatcccgcctccttcactgagtggctgagcggacctgagacgtcacatcttgggcccgtgtcagacacccggaagcggccgggaatcgggcaccggagcgccgtgatgcgggacccgtcgctggaacaagggaggtgagtggacgtcttttccctcggccacctcctccccgatcccagcaaaaaagtgcccccccgctggagtacccctttaattcctcttGACTTTACATAAGTGAGAGGTTACACTCTGCACAGCGTTACAGATTCACTCAAGACTAAGTTTTCCCATAGGgaatttatacattttaagttcaAAGGGATTGTCAACAAAAAGTTCTCATGTGGGTTCATACGATTGGATCCGgcaccttcagctctgtgttcagcaccatggacagcacgtTAAATAGCCGCACATCACAGGGAATGTTTTTGGTTGTTGctacgattatcggccatactcgGCCgatatcgttgatcgttcatgtcggctgatggttgcagTCGATTGTGTTTCAACCATGTCGAAAaaaaaacgactgtgatagcagacTGCCACTACCCTCTATGGGCAGCCCCCCTCCGCAGcttccctcggcccctcccgctaccacccgctcgctgctgccgagtgtaatagcggtggcagcgagtggggaacaaggagcaaacgaacgctgaCAATGCTAGTTTGCTCCTCACAATTGGCCCCTGGACTAGGGGCCTAACTTgtgaaccacaagagatattgcaaatctgattgtaGCCATCGATTTCTGAAATAAttctggtcttctttgatatgctacatggcCACCTTCCTGTTGGTAAAACTTACCCTTGATCCAAGATGGTAGCTATGTTccagacatagcctaaaacacaggtgttaaactcaggccctccagctgttgcagaactacaattcccatcatgcctggacagccttcggctgtccaggcataatgggaattatagttctgcaacagctggagcgcctGCGCTTGACACCCCTGGCCTAAAAGATAGACCCCCATCACTCATTACTTTCTGTATTCAGATAAGTCACTTCCTCTTTAGTTTCTGAAATGAAAGGGTGTGCTGAGACTTTTGACCCTTTACAGTAAATGCATTTGATCAACATGGAAAATTCATAACTAGACACATAGATTATCACCATCATGTAATCCAACCCAAAATGTCTATGGAATTTCCTTACATTCATGTATTATTAATGGTTGGCTTTGGTTAGGTGAAAATAACTGCTTATCCTGCTCTAATTTCtctgttttttaaaggggtactctggcaaaaatctttttcattcaaatcgaATGGtggcagaaaattatatagatttgtaatttacttctgtttaaaaatctctagtctcccagtacttatcagctgctgtatgtcctgcagaaagttgtgtattctttccagtctgacacagtgctctctgctgccacctctgtccatgtcaggaattgtccagagcaggaaaggttttctatagggatttgctgctgctctggacagttcctgacatggacagaggtggcagcagagagcactgtgtcagactggaaagaatatcccacttcctgcaggacatacagcagctgttgagtactggaagacttgaaatagtttaatagacgtaaattgctaatctgtataactttctgaaaccagttgatttgaaggaaaaagagtacccctttaattcggaTATCATAGAACTGCACTTGGTTACAACTAAATAATTCCGGTCTTACCAATCTTCCGGCCTGACTGCGTGGGGATCGGGAATTTTCGGTCGTTCATCCCACTCTAAAGGTTTCTTATCTTTTGGATCATCTATTTCTTTCGGTGGATTCAGAGGCGGGATGACGTCTTCCAGAAGACTTCCTTGGCTGACAGCAGTTTGATCGATCAGTATTTCGTACGTGTTGTCGGGTTTTAGAACTGGTAAGTAAGAAATATTGGTTAATGGTTATTGTTCTCTATAGAGACATGAAACATGAATTCTATTCAATCCCTACAAATAATAACAATTCTGAATTGCACTGGAAATctaacccttaaagggaaactaacagcaggtcagacgaatctaacctgccgatatatctctattgcgcaggagacgcagaggaggaaggtatgtctctttatagtatgtctcttaccttcctcctctggcccGCCCCTTTCTAAGGATAATGAATGTAATGGGCCGAATCggcgctatggggggggggggcagtgctcctagcagTCTTACAGGACCATATATCAAACTACC
Above is a window of Dendropsophus ebraccatus isolate aDenEbr1 chromosome 7, aDenEbr1.pat, whole genome shotgun sequence DNA encoding:
- the CLGN gene encoding calmegin isoform X2, with translation MQPPWRWICLAALLVGLASCEVSDKEEEDEDDAAAADTTETNSEEQKSYLEVMYQTPVPSGEVFFSETFDDGSLDGWVLSKTIKEDADEDIAKYDGEWKIEELKENKLSGDLGLVLKSTARHHAIAAKLKKPFIFESDPLIVQYEVNFQDGIDCGGAYIKLLSHSSDLNLEEFHDRTAYTIMFGPDKCGEDYKLHFIFRHKNPVIGDYDEKHAKRPEVDLKKFFTDKKTHLYTLILKPDNTYEILIDQTAVSQGSLLEDVIPPLNPPKEIDDPKDKKPLEWDERPKIPDPHAVRPEDWDEGGSAKIEDVNAGRPEGWMEDEPHLVPDPEAQKPNDWNDDMDGEWEAPLVSNPKCKTAPGCGEWTPPLIDNPNYKGPWKPPMIENPDYQGIWKPRKIPNPHYFEDLNPFRMTPFSAVGLELWSMTPDIYFDNFIICTEKEVADRWASDSWGLKKLVASANEPGMINQLLSAAEERPWLWGLYILTAALPVGLLVLFCWPRKKIEEEEDADFSMSDFLDPDENDLTVQKDIKKGDLESPDVHRKATLDNGDVDDRTENEEEDEEFSQEDEDAEEAVNQSSDDEMKEADEGADSGDNLKKSLRKRRVRKD
- the CLGN gene encoding calmegin isoform X1, which translates into the protein MRSPRMQPPWRWICLAALLVGLASCEVSDKEEEDEDDAAAADTTETNSEEQKSYLEVMYQTPVPSGEVFFSETFDDGSLDGWVLSKTIKEDADEDIAKYDGEWKIEELKENKLSGDLGLVLKSTARHHAIAAKLKKPFIFESDPLIVQYEVNFQDGIDCGGAYIKLLSHSSDLNLEEFHDRTAYTIMFGPDKCGEDYKLHFIFRHKNPVIGDYDEKHAKRPEVDLKKFFTDKKTHLYTLILKPDNTYEILIDQTAVSQGSLLEDVIPPLNPPKEIDDPKDKKPLEWDERPKIPDPHAVRPEDWDEGGSAKIEDVNAGRPEGWMEDEPHLVPDPEAQKPNDWNDDMDGEWEAPLVSNPKCKTAPGCGEWTPPLIDNPNYKGPWKPPMIENPDYQGIWKPRKIPNPHYFEDLNPFRMTPFSAVGLELWSMTPDIYFDNFIICTEKEVADRWASDSWGLKKLVASANEPGMINQLLSAAEERPWLWGLYILTAALPVGLLVLFCWPRKKIEEEEDADFSMSDFLDPDENDLTVQKDIKKGDLESPDVHRKATLDNGDVDDRTENEEEDEEFSQEDEDAEEAVNQSSDDEMKEADEGADSGDNLKKSLRKRRVRKD